A genomic window from Pecten maximus chromosome 2, xPecMax1.1, whole genome shotgun sequence includes:
- the LOC117340682 gene encoding uncharacterized protein LOC117340682 produces MGKNSENSAVQSPTESKQTTNQTNKTKPNHQTTTQTKPNSQTKPNQTFPQFLVMSSTQSDKTTASLSPLLLRKGIQGIAGDVKSVKPLGSGDLLIEVDRQQQAVNLLGTTSFGGIGVSVKPHSSLNCNKGVIRCPALRNDTDADILAYFQEESVPVTEVRRITSRKQGSIVNTHTFIITFSTPALPQTVTIGYQRYTVTVYIPNPLRCRNCQRYGHREKRCRRATVCQFCGREGHTDENECDIAGRRFVNCEGKHAASSRDCPTWGRERERSCGSNTPVVSPSPRPGG; encoded by the coding sequence ATGGGAAAAAACTCAGAAAATTCTGCAGTTCAATCACCCACTGAATCCAAACAAACCAccaatcaaacaaataaaaccaaacctaaTCACCAAACAACtacccaaaccaaaccaaactcccaaacaaaaccaaaccaaactttccCTCAGTTCCTGGTGATGTCCTCCACACAGAGTGACAAAACCACAGCATCATTGTCCCCTCTCCTGTTAAGGAAGGGTATCCAAGGCATCGCTGGCGATGTTAAATCTGTCAAGCCACTGGGATCGGGCGATCTCCTCATAGAGGTTGACCGTCAGCAACAGGCGGTGAACCTACTGGGAACGACCAGTTTTGGCGGCATCGGTGTCAGTGTGAAGCCACACTCGTCACTTAATTGCAACAAGGGGGTAATCAGGTGCCCAGCCCTGCGCAATGACACCGACGCCGACATACTGGCCTATTTCCAAGAGGAGAGCGTCCCGGTCACTGAGGTGAGACGGATCACATCAAGGAAACAAGGATCCATTGTCAACACACATACATTCATCATTACCTTTTCCACACCAGCACTCCCACAAACTGTCACTATTGGCTACCAACGGTACACCGTCACCGTCTACATCCCAAATCCATTGAGATGCCGTAACTGCCAGAGGTACGGCCATCGTGAGAAAAGATGTAGACGGGCGACGGTCTGCCAGTTTTGTGGTCGCGAGGGTCACACCGACGAAAATGAATGTGACATTGCCGGCCGGCGCTTTGTCAACTGCGAGGGGAAGCACGCTGCCTCCTCTCGAGACTGTCCTACCTGGGGTCGGGAGAGAGAGAGATCCTGCGGGTCAAATACACCCGTAGTGTCTCCTTCCCCGAGGCCAGGAGGATAG